In the Phaeobacter gallaeciensis genome, one interval contains:
- the hisA gene encoding 1-(5-phosphoribosyl)-5-[(5-phosphoribosylamino)methylideneamino]imidazole-4-carboxamide isomerase — MILYPAIDLKDGQAVRLLHGDMDKTTVFNDNPAAQALEFVEKGCEWLHLVDLNGAFAGEPVNAAPVEEILKQCKVPAQLGGGIRDMKTIENWIDKGLARVILGTVAVENPVLVRDAAREFPGKVAVGIDARNGKVATKGWAEETDVMVTDLARSFEDAGVAAIIYTDIMRDGAMKGPNVQATADLANAVSIPVIASGGVSSLEDLRALKSCGAPLNGAISGRALYDGAIDLAEALAILKG, encoded by the coding sequence ATGATCCTTTATCCCGCCATCGACCTCAAGGACGGCCAGGCCGTGCGCCTTCTGCATGGCGACATGGACAAGACCACCGTGTTCAACGACAACCCCGCCGCCCAGGCGCTGGAGTTCGTCGAAAAGGGCTGCGAATGGCTGCACCTCGTCGATCTGAACGGTGCCTTTGCAGGTGAGCCGGTGAACGCCGCCCCGGTCGAGGAAATCCTCAAGCAATGCAAGGTGCCCGCACAGCTGGGCGGCGGCATCCGCGACATGAAAACCATCGAAAACTGGATCGACAAGGGGCTGGCCCGGGTGATCCTTGGCACTGTAGCGGTGGAAAACCCCGTTCTGGTGCGCGACGCAGCGCGCGAATTCCCCGGCAAGGTCGCCGTCGGCATCGATGCCCGCAACGGCAAGGTCGCAACCAAAGGCTGGGCCGAGGAAACCGACGTGATGGTCACCGATCTTGCACGATCCTTCGAGGACGCAGGCGTTGCCGCCATCATCTACACCGACATCATGCGCGATGGCGCGATGAAGGGCCCCAACGTGCAGGCCACTGCCGATCTGGCCAATGCGGTCTCGATCCCGGTGATCGCCTCCGGCGGGGTCTCCTCGCTTGAGGACCTTCGAGCGCTGAAATCCTGCGGTGCACCGCTCAATGGCGCCATCTCGGGCCGCGCGCTTTATGACGGCGCCATCGACCTCGCTGAGGCGCTGGCCATCCTGAAAGGCTGA
- a CDS encoding DUF2147 domain-containing protein: MKTVTLGLALAMSLATGALADQVAGKWKTEEGDEGGYLHVDIAPCGASICGTIATAYDANGGVSADYEHLGKKLIWDMKADGGGSYSGGKIWAPDADKTYKSKMSLDGNRLTVKGCVAGGLICRGQTWKRVN, translated from the coding sequence ATGAAGACAGTCACATTGGGTCTGGCGCTGGCGATGTCGCTGGCCACCGGCGCGCTGGCCGATCAGGTTGCTGGCAAATGGAAGACCGAGGAGGGCGATGAAGGCGGTTATTTGCACGTGGATATTGCGCCCTGCGGCGCCAGCATTTGCGGCACCATCGCCACCGCCTATGACGCAAATGGCGGCGTGTCGGCGGATTATGAGCATCTGGGCAAGAAGCTGATCTGGGATATGAAGGCCGATGGTGGCGGCAGCTATTCCGGGGGTAAGATCTGGGCGCCCGATGCGGACAAGACCTACAAGTCCAAGATGTCGCTGGACGGCAACCGCCTGACCGTCAAGGGGTGCGTCGCAGGCGGGCTGATCTGCCGGGGACAGACCTGGAAACGGGTCAACTGA
- a CDS encoding WGR domain-containing protein, producing the protein MQIRLEKFDHIDGRHRYCVLRLSQTLFGDWCVEQALGPIAAPGGQERRAYFNQHAEAMHLFETVRDRQVRRGFVPIPVQLGLL; encoded by the coding sequence TTGCAGATCAGACTGGAAAAATTCGACCATATCGACGGCCGCCACCGCTATTGCGTGCTGCGGCTGAGCCAGACCCTGTTTGGCGACTGGTGCGTCGAGCAGGCCCTAGGTCCGATCGCCGCCCCCGGAGGTCAGGAACGGCGTGCCTATTTCAACCAGCACGCCGAGGCGATGCATCTGTTCGAAACGGTGCGGGACCGGCAGGTCCGCCGTGGTTTTGTGCCGATCCCGGTTCAGCTTGGGCTGCTATGA
- a CDS encoding calcium-binding protein, translating into MTITITTGNRQVTDFTAYIEDFSANFESAGRGVFSNGLGGDYAGAEAQITDTATPDAQAYILRDDIVYSMSTHTLSGTVSGIELGYGATATDAENGTQDIALDQLDYSIEFSPAVDGADASAALIYGMLDADFEPLIDQLKAQDIRFFGSAGDDSFSGFGNDDRLKGGLGNDRLQGNRGEDVLIGAKGRDTLLGGAQDDKLKGGLGRDVLKGGKGEDTLLGGAHADKLKGGAHNDVLNGGGGRDKLTGGSGEDTFIFKGNFGRDVVRDFTIGEDVLDLSALTDEATSLDAFVDAATDTGSRVIYDMGDDGQNVIILNGVSLDDLTADDFLF; encoded by the coding sequence ATGACGATCACCATCACAACCGGCAACCGCCAGGTTACCGACTTCACCGCCTATATCGAAGACTTCAGCGCCAATTTCGAATCCGCCGGGCGCGGTGTCTTCTCCAACGGCCTGGGCGGCGATTACGCCGGCGCCGAGGCACAGATCACTGACACCGCAACCCCGGATGCACAGGCCTATATCCTGCGCGACGACATTGTTTACAGCATGAGCACCCACACGCTCAGCGGGACGGTCAGCGGAATTGAACTGGGCTATGGCGCCACCGCAACCGACGCGGAGAACGGCACACAGGACATCGCGCTGGATCAGCTGGATTATTCCATCGAGTTTTCCCCCGCTGTCGACGGCGCCGATGCCTCGGCGGCGCTGATCTACGGCATGCTGGACGCGGATTTCGAACCGCTGATCGATCAGCTGAAAGCGCAGGACATCCGCTTCTTCGGCTCCGCTGGTGATGACAGCTTCAGCGGCTTCGGCAATGATGACCGTCTGAAAGGCGGCCTTGGCAATGACCGTCTGCAGGGCAATCGCGGCGAGGACGTTCTGATCGGCGCCAAGGGCCGTGACACGCTGCTCGGCGGTGCGCAGGACGACAAGCTGAAAGGCGGTCTTGGCCGTGACGTTCTGAAAGGCGGCAAAGGCGAGGATACTCTGCTGGGCGGCGCCCACGCGGACAAGCTGAAAGGCGGTGCGCATAACGACGTGCTGAACGGCGGCGGCGGCCGCGACAAGCTGACCGGTGGCAGCGGCGAGGATACCTTTATCTTCAAAGGCAACTTTGGCCGCGACGTGGTCCGGGACTTCACCATTGGTGAGGACGTGCTGGACCTCTCTGCTCTCACGGATGAGGCGACCAGCCTCGACGCCTTTGTCGATGCCGCGACCGACACGGGCAGCCGCGTGATCTACGACATGGGCGATGATGGGCAGAACGTCATCATCCTGAACGGCGTCAGCCTGGATGACCTCACGGCGGATGATTTCCTCTTCTGA
- a CDS encoding peroxiredoxin-like family protein — protein sequence MLIPRQKTPNLSLPLLGGGTFDLSKADSERGTVICFYRGLHCPICANYLKELEKKTADFAERGVATIAISADGEERTQAMADKIEAKSLRFAYDLPLDVAKEWGLYISTSRGTTSIGLEEPALFSEPGLFMVTPEQTLYYGSVQTMPFVRPHFSELVSALDFAIANDYPARGEYTGAV from the coding sequence ATGCTGATCCCCCGCCAGAAAACCCCGAACCTGTCCCTGCCGCTGCTGGGCGGCGGCACCTTTGATCTGTCCAAGGCAGACAGCGAACGCGGCACCGTCATCTGTTTTTACCGGGGCCTGCACTGCCCGATCTGCGCCAACTACCTGAAAGAGCTGGAAAAGAAGACCGCCGATTTCGCTGAGCGCGGCGTTGCCACCATCGCCATCAGCGCCGACGGCGAAGAGCGCACCCAGGCGATGGCCGACAAGATCGAAGCCAAATCCCTGCGCTTTGCCTATGATCTGCCGCTGGACGTGGCAAAGGAATGGGGCCTCTACATCTCGACCTCGCGTGGCACCACCTCGATCGGTCTGGAAGAGCCCGCGCTGTTCTCCGAGCCGGGCCTGTTCATGGTGACCCCCGAGCAGACCCTCTACTACGGCTCGGTTCAGACCATGCCCTTCGTGCGTCCGCATTTCTCGGAACTGGTATCAGCCCTCGATTTCGCCATCGCCAACGACTATCCGGCGCGCGGCGAATACACCGGCGCCGTCTGA
- a CDS encoding helix-turn-helix transcriptional regulator: MDRLSSLMARFRMTVEVATPEAANLRVYTDPDGALARLVFFAGGAVPQAEDGPSLALRVDWAGEHNPLVAALPVRVEVALADATGLCAVLDLMQQELAVHRCGAESILASLGQAAMVRLLRHLIEVGTAEPGLLAGLSDARLARAIVAMHDHPGRVWTTQDLATEAGLSLSRFSELFSQQVGESPMHYLRRWRLTLARQDMLRGDRVEAVARRYAYDSPEGFTRAFRKAYGCAPVSLRKSAA; encoded by the coding sequence ATGGACAGATTGTCGAGCCTGATGGCCCGGTTTCGCATGACGGTCGAGGTGGCAACGCCGGAGGCGGCAAACCTGCGTGTCTATACCGATCCGGACGGGGCTTTGGCGCGGCTGGTGTTCTTTGCCGGTGGGGCGGTGCCGCAGGCAGAAGACGGACCCAGCCTTGCGCTGCGGGTGGACTGGGCCGGGGAGCATAATCCGCTGGTGGCTGCATTGCCGGTGCGGGTCGAAGTGGCTTTGGCTGACGCGACAGGGCTGTGCGCGGTGCTCGATCTGATGCAGCAGGAGCTGGCCGTGCACCGCTGCGGCGCCGAGAGTATTCTGGCCAGCCTGGGGCAGGCGGCCATGGTGCGGCTGTTGCGGCACCTAATCGAGGTGGGCACGGCGGAGCCGGGCCTGTTGGCGGGGCTTTCTGATGCGCGGCTGGCCCGCGCCATCGTGGCGATGCATGACCATCCGGGCCGGGTCTGGACCACGCAAGATCTAGCGACCGAGGCGGGCCTGTCCCTGTCACGGTTTTCCGAGTTGTTTTCCCAGCAGGTCGGCGAAAGCCCGATGCATTATCTGCGGCGCTGGCGGCTGACACTGGCGCGGCAGGACATGCTGCGCGGTGATCGGGTCGAGGCGGTGGCCCGCCGCTATGCCTATGATTCCCCCGAAGGCTTCACCCGCGCCTTTCGCAAGGCTTATGGCTGCGCTCCGGTGTCTTTACGCAAAAGCGCAGCCTAA
- the hisH gene encoding imidazole glycerol phosphate synthase subunit HisH — MLTAIIDYESGNLHSAEKAFQRMAREMDAGEVVVTSDADVVARADRLVLPGDGAFPACAAELRGHKGIYDAMVHAVEDKGRPFLGICVGMQLMATTGHEYEDTPGLDWVGGDVVKITPEDPALKVPHMGWNDLVIDHDHPVFAGISSGDHCYFVHSYHFRVADPAERLAHVDYGGDVTAVIGKGTMLGMQFHPEKSQHVGLRMIGNFLTWAP, encoded by the coding sequence ATGCTGACGGCGATCATCGATTACGAAAGCGGCAATCTCCACTCTGCCGAAAAAGCCTTTCAGCGCATGGCGCGCGAAATGGACGCGGGTGAGGTTGTGGTCACATCCGACGCCGATGTGGTGGCCCGGGCAGACCGTCTGGTGCTGCCCGGCGATGGTGCCTTTCCCGCCTGCGCCGCCGAGCTGCGCGGTCACAAGGGCATCTATGATGCCATGGTCCACGCGGTCGAGGACAAGGGACGTCCTTTCCTTGGAATCTGCGTCGGCATGCAGCTGATGGCCACCACCGGCCACGAATACGAAGACACCCCCGGTCTGGACTGGGTGGGCGGCGATGTGGTGAAGATCACCCCCGAGGATCCCGCCCTGAAGGTGCCACATATGGGCTGGAACGATCTGGTGATCGACCACGACCACCCGGTGTTTGCAGGTATTTCATCGGGCGATCACTGCTACTTCGTGCATTCCTACCATTTCCGCGTCGCGGACCCGGCCGAGCGGCTGGCGCATGTGGACTATGGCGGCGATGTTACCGCCGTCATCGGCAAGGGCACCATGCTGGGCATGCAGTTCCACCCGGAGAAAAGCCAACACGTCGGCCTGCGCATGATCGGCAATTTCCTGACCTGGGCGCCCTGA
- a CDS encoding TetR/AcrR family transcriptional regulator — protein sequence MTKEDVKSRHHHGDLKAALIKAGIDLLEEGGLSALSLRKCAARAGVSHAAPAHHFDGLAGLKQAIAEEGFRLFSSYLQSACDSGAQDPHGRVHSLCQGYLQFGLDHPGILAVIFGDQGLAGLVHGGGKEEADAYLTLRAVAAPFVAPGQDRLVVETQIWSLIHGFTLLYLAGEFGNPPPPIDDGPLTQVIALLDRLEPVAPS from the coding sequence ATGACAAAAGAAGACGTGAAAAGCCGCCATCACCACGGCGACCTGAAGGCCGCTCTGATCAAGGCAGGCATCGATCTCCTGGAGGAAGGCGGCCTCAGCGCGCTGTCTTTGCGCAAATGCGCTGCACGCGCCGGGGTGTCGCACGCGGCGCCCGCGCATCATTTCGACGGGCTGGCGGGGTTGAAACAAGCCATCGCCGAGGAAGGCTTCCGTCTGTTTTCCTCCTACCTGCAAAGCGCCTGCGACAGCGGCGCGCAGGATCCCCACGGGCGGGTCCACTCGCTGTGCCAGGGCTATCTGCAATTCGGGCTGGATCATCCCGGCATCCTCGCGGTGATCTTTGGCGATCAGGGACTTGCGGGTCTGGTCCATGGCGGTGGCAAGGAAGAGGCCGACGCCTATCTGACCTTGCGCGCGGTGGCCGCGCCCTTTGTGGCGCCCGGTCAAGACCGACTGGTGGTGGAAACCCAGATCTGGTCGCTGATCCACGGGTTTACCCTGCTCTACCTCGCCGGGGAGTTCGGCAACCCGCCCCCCCCCATCGACGACGGCCCTTTGACGCAGGTGATCGCCCTTCTGGACCGGCTGGAGCCTGTAGCGCCCTCTTGA
- a CDS encoding DUF2306 domain-containing protein: MSSETRAMGYPRWVIMTVWVSAVLIAVGSYRFLIADIALVMPAMLHHALERPLMLYLHIGLAPISLALLPVQFSTRIRQRRRGLHRWLGRLYGVAILLAGISGIWLAYTTEEGPVAAAGLGVLSLLWLWVTGTAIWHVWNRRIAQHRVWMIRSAALTLAAVTLRIYLPIGVATVGFEASYPIICWLAWVPNLLLAEWILRRGRGAPLGATV, translated from the coding sequence ATGTCGAGTGAAACCCGGGCGATGGGCTATCCCAGATGGGTTATCATGACGGTGTGGGTGTCTGCGGTGCTGATCGCGGTGGGATCTTACCGGTTCCTGATTGCCGATATCGCGCTGGTGATGCCCGCGATGCTGCATCACGCGTTGGAGCGGCCGTTGATGCTCTACCTGCACATCGGCCTTGCGCCGATCTCGCTGGCACTGCTGCCGGTGCAGTTCTCCACGAGGATCCGTCAGCGGCGCCGTGGGCTGCACCGCTGGCTGGGGCGTCTATACGGCGTCGCGATCCTGCTGGCCGGGATCAGCGGTATCTGGCTGGCCTATACAACCGAGGAGGGGCCGGTGGCCGCGGCGGGCCTGGGGGTGTTGTCGCTGCTCTGGCTGTGGGTGACCGGCACGGCGATCTGGCACGTCTGGAACCGCCGGATCGCGCAGCACCGGGTCTGGATGATCCGATCTGCCGCACTGACGCTGGCGGCGGTAACGCTGCGGATCTATCTGCCGATCGGGGTGGCTACCGTGGGGTTTGAGGCCAGCTATCCGATCATCTGCTGGCTGGCCTGGGTGCCCAATCTGCTGCTCGCGGAATGGATCCTGCGCCGGGGCCGTGGCGCGCCGCTGGGCGCCACGGTCTGA
- the hisB gene encoding imidazoleglycerol-phosphate dehydratase HisB — protein sequence MRSAQITRSTAETEISVEINLDGTGAYDNQTGVGFFDHMLDQLARHSLIDMTIRAKGDYHIDDHHTVEDTGIALGQALVAALGDKKGIRRYGECHLPMDDAQVRCALDLSARPFLIWNVTLPTPKIGTFDTELVREFFQALSTHGGITLHIDQLHGFNSHHIAEAAFKAVARALRDAVETDPRKADAIPSTKGAL from the coding sequence ATGCGCAGCGCTCAGATCACCCGCTCCACCGCCGAGACCGAGATTTCGGTGGAGATCAACCTCGATGGTACCGGGGCATATGACAACCAGACCGGTGTCGGCTTTTTCGATCACATGCTGGACCAGCTGGCGCGGCACTCGCTGATCGACATGACCATTCGCGCCAAGGGTGATTACCACATCGACGATCACCACACGGTCGAGGATACGGGCATTGCGCTGGGTCAGGCGCTGGTCGCCGCGCTTGGCGACAAGAAAGGCATCCGCCGCTATGGCGAATGCCACCTGCCGATGGACGATGCCCAGGTGCGCTGCGCGCTGGACCTGTCGGCGCGCCCCTTCCTGATCTGGAACGTCACCCTGCCGACGCCCAAGATCGGCACCTTCGATACGGAACTGGTGCGCGAATTCTTTCAGGCGCTCAGCACCCATGGAGGCATCACCCTGCATATCGACCAGCTCCACGGGTTCAACAGCCATCACATCGCCGAAGCGGCGTTCAAGGCCGTGGCCCGCGCCCTGCGCGATGCGGTCGAAACCGACCCGCGCAAGGCAGACGCCATCCCGTCGACCAAGGGCGCGCTCTGA
- a CDS encoding Lrp/AsnC family transcriptional regulator, translated as MSTCVFIQIRCKPGTTYKVAEDIALREIHSELYSTSGEYDLLMKLYIPKDADVGKYINDHLLVIPNIERSLTTMTYKVF; from the coding sequence ATGTCGACCTGCGTTTTCATCCAGATCCGCTGCAAACCCGGCACCACCTACAAGGTGGCCGAAGATATCGCCCTGCGCGAAATTCATTCCGAGCTCTACTCCACCAGCGGCGAATACGACCTGCTGATGAAGCTTTACATCCCCAAGGACGCGGATGTCGGGAAATACATCAACGACCACCTGCTGGTGATCCCGAATATCGAACGCTCGCTAACCACGATGACCTACAAGGTTTTCTGA
- a CDS encoding calcium-binding protein, whose product MVELIYEGTERYVMTQSGIGWFSFHFNLKAEVTDASSTGFTLMRNTDLGIPGFDPIPDTSPDVYNGTGLQFQSITRDGHSILTPYSGLIEGVTETGTNFTTTVTNLNIDAEDFFRVSETDRNRDNVKLFKQVFSGDDFFDLGSRGDKVKGYNGNDEMLGRGGGDKLWGGRGNDTLKGGGGRDLLQGDQGDDMLAGGRGADTFKFKGRNIGDDTIEDWRDGTDLIAIKHRSVDDFSDLTLTQNGNDAVISYRAGSITLADTNISDLDGSDFLF is encoded by the coding sequence ATGGTTGAGTTGATCTATGAAGGCACGGAACGCTACGTGATGACCCAGAGCGGCATCGGCTGGTTCAGTTTTCATTTCAACCTGAAGGCCGAAGTTACGGACGCATCATCCACTGGGTTTACCCTGATGCGAAATACCGATCTTGGCATTCCCGGCTTTGATCCGATCCCCGACACCTCTCCCGATGTCTACAACGGGACTGGCCTGCAATTCCAAAGCATCACCCGCGACGGCCACAGTATCCTGACACCGTATTCCGGATTGATCGAGGGCGTCACCGAAACCGGCACCAATTTCACCACAACGGTCACCAATCTCAACATTGATGCAGAAGATTTCTTCCGCGTGTCTGAAACAGACCGCAACCGGGACAATGTGAAATTGTTCAAACAGGTCTTTTCCGGAGATGACTTCTTCGATCTGGGGTCCCGCGGAGACAAGGTCAAAGGCTACAATGGCAATGATGAAATGCTGGGCCGGGGCGGCGGTGACAAGCTTTGGGGCGGGCGTGGCAATGATACCCTCAAGGGCGGCGGCGGCCGTGACCTTCTGCAGGGGGATCAGGGCGATGACATGCTGGCGGGGGGCCGCGGCGCCGACACCTTCAAGTTCAAGGGGCGCAACATCGGCGATGATACGATCGAGGACTGGCGCGATGGGACTGACCTCATCGCCATCAAACACCGCAGCGTTGATGATTTTTCTGATCTGACGCTGACCCAGAATGGCAACGATGCCGTGATTTCCTATCGCGCGGGCAGCATTACCCTGGCGGATACCAATATTTCCGATCTGGACGGGTCGGATTTCCTGTTCTGA
- a CDS encoding aminotransferase: MAPVIYPTTNLTATEQMCIDHAQGIYVYDTDGKEYIEGLAGLWCTSLGYGNTELIEAITEQLTKLSFSHTFGGKTHAPIQELAEKLKTMVPIEDAYFFFGNSGSDANDTHYKMLRYYFNAIGKPEKRKIITRERGYHGVTVAAGSLTSLPANLAHFDAPVEALHILRSDAPHYYTGRKGNETEAQFVDRIIDNLEQQIIAEDPDTIAAMIMEPITGASGVIVPPEGYYEKLQAVLRKYGILVWADEVITGFGRTGADFGCTTMGIKPDLMTFAKQLSSAYFPISASVIPGWMYKEMVAPSNEVGVFGHGYTYSGHPAACAAALKTLEIYERDNLFDHAAEVGDYMQAQLREIFTDHPLVGEVRGKGLIAALELVSNKTTGATVPGGKGGALAVKACQDEGLILRAVAGNALAFCPPLIITKAEVDDMLKRAKSAVDSTYEALKAEGLIDG, encoded by the coding sequence ATGGCACCTGTCATCTATCCCACCACCAACCTGACCGCGACCGAGCAGATGTGCATTGACCACGCCCAGGGGATCTATGTCTACGACACCGACGGCAAGGAATATATCGAAGGTCTGGCAGGTCTGTGGTGCACCTCGCTGGGCTATGGCAACACCGAGCTGATCGAGGCGATCACCGAGCAGCTGACCAAACTGTCCTTTTCCCACACCTTCGGAGGCAAGACCCACGCGCCGATCCAGGAACTGGCGGAAAAACTGAAGACCATGGTGCCAATCGAGGATGCCTATTTCTTCTTCGGCAACTCCGGCTCGGATGCCAATGACACCCATTACAAGATGCTGCGTTACTACTTCAATGCCATCGGCAAACCAGAAAAACGCAAGATCATCACCCGCGAGCGTGGCTACCATGGTGTGACCGTCGCCGCCGGATCGCTGACCTCCCTGCCCGCAAACCTGGCGCATTTCGACGCGCCCGTTGAGGCTCTGCACATCCTGCGCTCGGACGCACCGCATTACTACACGGGCCGCAAGGGGAACGAGACCGAAGCGCAATTTGTCGACCGTATCATCGACAATCTGGAGCAGCAGATCATTGCCGAGGATCCCGACACCATCGCCGCCATGATCATGGAGCCGATCACCGGCGCCTCTGGCGTGATCGTCCCGCCCGAAGGCTATTACGAGAAACTGCAGGCGGTTCTGCGCAAATATGGCATCCTGGTCTGGGCGGATGAAGTCATCACCGGCTTTGGCCGCACCGGCGCCGATTTCGGCTGCACCACCATGGGCATCAAACCCGACCTGATGACCTTCGCCAAACAGCTCTCCTCGGCCTATTTCCCGATCTCCGCCTCCGTGATCCCCGGCTGGATGTACAAGGAAATGGTTGCGCCCTCGAATGAGGTCGGCGTCTTTGGCCACGGCTACACCTATTCCGGTCACCCTGCCGCCTGCGCCGCCGCCCTCAAAACGCTGGAAATCTATGAGCGTGACAACCTGTTTGATCATGCGGCCGAGGTCGGCGATTACATGCAGGCGCAACTTCGCGAAATCTTCACTGATCACCCGCTGGTGGGCGAGGTCCGCGGCAAGGGGCTGATCGCGGCGCTGGAACTGGTGTCGAACAAGACCACGGGCGCAACCGTGCCCGGCGGCAAGGGCGGCGCCCTCGCGGTCAAGGCCTGCCAGGACGAAGGCCTGATCCTGCGCGCAGTCGCGGGTAACGCGCTCGCCTTCTGCCCGCCGCTGATCATCACAAAGGCGGAAGTGGACGATATGCTGAAACGCGCCAAATCCGCCGTGGACAGCACCTATGAAGCGCTGAAGGCCGAAGGGCTGATCGACGGCTAA
- a CDS encoding NaeI family type II restriction endonuclease, which translates to MKQTLPDSLILPGHPDYDLLTEIAGEITARAGGAMELASRFPAMLRTCIDDVIMTPKTGRRAYEELEKTEKTYIGTRVEIELRALLRLPRGRLDTEVLGRDMDIKNTMGSNWMIPTEALDQVCLLVAADEARARCYLGLILARPDYLTAGQNKDAKRSVSAMGFGHILWLLRDHPYPANFWRSLPEETVTRIFSGATGNERMARLFRLVQGRPVDRDVVEAVAQQKDFMRRIRSDKGRGTRDILEREGILLLSGQYDGQLIRALDLPACPASAFVSCQPETEQHRRMALQAGFDLPRA; encoded by the coding sequence ATGAAACAGACCCTTCCCGACAGCCTGATTCTGCCCGGACACCCGGATTATGACCTCCTGACCGAGATCGCAGGCGAGATCACCGCCCGCGCAGGTGGCGCGATGGAACTGGCGAGCCGGTTTCCAGCCATGCTGCGCACCTGCATCGACGATGTGATCATGACGCCGAAAACCGGGCGCCGCGCCTATGAGGAACTGGAAAAGACCGAAAAGACCTATATCGGCACCCGCGTCGAGATCGAGCTGCGCGCCCTCTTGCGGCTGCCCCGGGGCCGCCTGGATACCGAGGTTCTGGGCCGCGACATGGATATCAAGAACACCATGGGCAGCAATTGGATGATCCCGACCGAAGCGCTGGATCAGGTCTGCCTGCTGGTCGCCGCGGACGAGGCTCGCGCGCGCTGCTACCTTGGCCTGATCCTGGCGCGGCCCGACTACCTTACTGCCGGGCAGAACAAGGACGCCAAACGCTCTGTCTCGGCCATGGGGTTCGGCCATATCCTGTGGCTGCTGAGGGATCATCCCTACCCAGCGAATTTCTGGCGCAGCCTGCCCGAGGAGACCGTCACCCGGATTTTCTCCGGCGCCACCGGCAACGAACGCATGGCGCGGCTGTTCCGGCTTGTTCAGGGCCGCCCGGTCGACCGCGACGTGGTCGAGGCGGTGGCCCAGCAAAAGGACTTCATGCGCCGCATCCGCTCGGACAAGGGACGCGGCACCCGCGATATTCTGGAGCGCGAGGGGATCCTGCTGTTGTCGGGACAATACGATGGCCAGCTGATCCGCGCGCTGGATCTGCCCGCCTGCCCCGCCAGCGCCTTTGTCTCTTGCCAGCCTGAAACAGAGCAGCATCGGCGCATGGCGCTGCAGGCCGGGTTCGATCTGCCCAGGGCGTGA